A stretch of DNA from Borrelia anserina Es:
CACTAATCTTAAATAATGATAATGTCAATTTTTTTGGAATACTCCCAATACCAGAAATCCTAGCTCACACAAAGATAAGCCAAAATTCAAAAGGATTTATATACATTTCCGCAAGTCATAATCCCAAAGGATATAACGGCATTAAAACAGGCTTAGATGATGGAGGAGTATTAAATTCAAATGAAATAAAGAAAATAATATCTCAAATCAAAGTCAACATTAAAAATAAAAATCTAATAAATAATCTAATAAAAAAGCTACAAAATTTTAATACTAATGCTTCGCACTTAAAAACATATGAAACAATTATCACTACACAGAACCAAAACAAACTAAAATCTTATAACTCATATAAATCACTAATGCAACAAATAATATATTCAGATAAACATAATCAAAAAAATATTGATATCTTAAAAGAAAATATCAAAAAAGAACCCATAGGAATAATAGGTGAAATGAATGGTAGCTCTCGTATTAACTCAATCGATAAAGAGATAATTGAATCTCTGGGAATAAAATCAGAATTTCATAACACTGAAATTGGTATCTTTAAACACGGAATGACTCCTGAAGGAACCTCTTTAAATATGTGCAAACAAATACTAGAACAAAAGTTTAAAAAAGACAATGATTTCCAATTAGGATATGTCCCTGATTGTGATGGAGATAGAGGCAATTTGGTTACTATTCAGAAACAAGAACAAGCAACTATTATTGCACCACAAAAAATATTTGCACTATCAGTACTCTCAGAACTTAGCTATCTATACTATATGGATATTAAAGATAACTTGGCCGTCGTAGTTAATGATGCAACCTCACTAAATATTGAAAAAATTGCCTCTTTATTCAACACAAAAGTTTACAGAGTTGAAGTCGGTGAAGCCAACTTAACTGAAATGGCCGACATTTTACGAAACCAAGGATTAGTAGTAAAAATTTTTGGAGAAGGCTCAAATGGAGGAAATATTACATACCCCTCAAAAGTAAGAGACCCACTAACAACTGTCCTTAGTATCATAAAACTTCTTAAAATTAAAGATCTTTATAAAATATGGTGTAAACTTTCCAATAATTCATATAATGAACACTACACTCTAGATGATATATTACAAACAATCAATTTTTATAGCAATGTAGAAGTATCATCAGAAAAAGCTATACTCCAAATAAACGTAGACAATCAAGAAATATTAAAAACTAACTATGAAGAACTATTAAAAAAAGAATTCATAAATCACAATAACATATTACACAAATTACCAATACATAATTACGAAATTATCAATTATGAAGGTATTACACAAAACATCATCAGAACAGGTGACTCCTCAGGAGGTTTTAAAGTTTTATTTAAAAATAATAAATGGGATATAATTGCAACTTTATGGATGCGAGGTTCAAAAACAGAACCAATATTTAGAGTACTAAGTGAAGTCATATCTGAATACAAGGACTTACTATATCCTCTCTTAGAGTTTCATAAATCTTTACTACTCTCTGCTAACTCACATTATTCATCTTGACAACAACTTATTAATGAACAAAGATTTGAAAAGACCGATACAGACTATAAATATAAACTCAAAAAATAGATTGTATAAATATCTAAGTTAAACTTTTAAATACTAATTAACCTAATTAACAAACAATAACCCCCATAAAGGGGGTATTAGATTATTATCTCAATTTTAGACCTACGCTTACACTAACTTCCTCTCAATGCATCCTTGCCTACTGAGCAATTTTCTTAAATTCAGCTTCAGCAGTACGATTCAAATTAATAAATTCATCACTACCAAGCTTATCATATAGTAAGTCTAAATTCTTTAACGCAGCCTTTAAAAACTGATCATACAAAGCTTTCTGTCGATCAAACCGTTTTCTCAACAAAGTCTCTCTTGCAGGATCACCTATTTCTACCTTATCAACAAATACATCAGCTATGTATAGTTGCCGCATAACACCTCTCATATGTTTCAAACAATTTTTAATATTAGCAGCACCAAAAGGAGGAGCAACTAGTAAATCATAAAGCTTATATTTAGTGTATGGTTCTATGGTTAATCCAGAGTAATCATAGTTATTAACAAGCAGATATAAATGCAACATATATCGAATAGCTCTTTTATCATAAATATCTAGATTAAAAGTATCATATATTTTAGAAGCCACCTCTGCAGATTTTTGAATTTCTTTAAATACATCCTTTACCTTTACACTCCGTTCAACAAGATCATTATACGCCTTTGAAGGATCATCACAAGCAACTTTTAACACTTTTCTATACCAATTTTCGCTTAACTCTATCTCAAAAAAATATCGTTCAATTGCATCTTTTATATTACTCACAGCATCCTCTGCTTCAGCTTGTGACTTTAAAACTTCTAAAATACTTCCAGCAACTGTCTTAAGACCGCTCTTACCAAAACTATCTATCAAACTATAAAACTCATCTAAAGCATACATTTTATAAAATTCTCTATATAAACCATATACACCCGGTATAAAATATTTAAAGTTCATTAACGTATCTTTTAGATATCTTATAGCTATATTTTCTTCATATTGTAACCCAAAATCCTCATAAACATTTTCATCAGACTTAATCTCTTCAATATCATCCCTTTTGATATCTGCTTCACCTTTATCTTGACATAAATTACAACTACCTAACAATAAAAGTAATAATAATATTTTAATTTTATCTATCCTCATATCTAATTCCTCTATTAATTCTTTAGCACACTATACACAAAAATTTCTTAAGGTTTTATTATATAGTCATAGGACTACATAATGCTATGCAATAATACCGCTACCTTCATAAATACCCTCCCCCTAAATCAGATAATACTCAAATTAATTACTTCTTATTACCGTAAAAATTTGACTAAAAAATCACGATTCAGACTATTCAATTTACTATCAGCAAGCTTAGCATATAAAATCACCACATATAGATTCATTGCATGCTTTTGATTAAAAAAAAACCGTAACCAATTAAGATTACAAACACCATTTTAATAGTAGCCAATTCATAAATATCTCCTCTATTTACTTCAAATATAATTAACACATTAAATATTGATAATTAGTTAAAAACTTTTAAATAATACATTGATTATAATCAAATAAATACTAAGTTACAATAATACAGATATCCTAACAAATCTCCGACTAATTAAAAGATTTAGAATTTTAATAACCCGACAAACACAAGCAACACTAAAAACTTTTATAGTGCAACCTCACTGATATATTTTGATTCTATAATATTTATGTGACATTAATGAACATTATACCCTTAAAAAATGAACACCTCGTAAAAAACCCCTTTAAAAAAAGGGAACATTTACAATAATCAATAAAATATTTTGAATAAACGATCTTCCTTTTGAAAAATTAAAGTATTTGGTAATTAATTATTAATTCAAAAGCTATTTATTTCAAGTTATTTGAAAAAATTTTAAAAGCTTTTTAGGGAACTCACAACACCTGGGAACTAGATATTATATAAAATGAATAAAATAGCTAATTGATATTTAATCCCATTCAATTAAGCATCATTAATAATGACCTTACTTTTTCCTTCCACCATATTGATATTTAAACAAAAAAACATATAATATCAAATAACACATAATATCACTTGAGAAAATATTACTAAATTATTTAATTAAAATTTGTTAAAGTTAATAAACAAGGAGAATATTGTGAGAAATTATTTCTTTATCAAATCTTTTTTAATAATTTTTTCTTCAACCTCTTGCAAATCAGACCTTAACGAGAACAAAACAAATCTATTTAATCAAAAAAATCAAGCAAATTGGACACAATCAATACAAAAAGACGATAGAATAGAATCACTACAGACAAACATAAAAGACAAACGTCAAGAAAAAGTCCCAACTAAGGAAACACAGATATTAGTAGATTCTTTAAAAACACAGATTCAAAATGTCACAGCCTTAATAGAGAAAGACAAAGAAAATATTCAAAAAAATGAACCCGCAGATCAATTTGGAATGAAAAATGGAGCATTTAAAATGATTACAGGCAATCCTAGCACGAAAGCTTACAACAATCCTGATAGTCAATGTAATAGAAGGCAATTTTATTCATCTATAAATTATGACGAAGAAAAAATTAGACAGCTTGGAATGATTCTTAATCAAATAACGGCCGATACCACTAACAGAGGACAATTGCATATAGATATTACAAATGCAGGAAGAGCCTATTCCCAATTTTTATTTGAAAGAGTAATCGATAAAACAAAAGAAGTTCAAGAAAAGTTAAATTTATTGCCCCTTAAAGACTTAAAAAAAATTACAATTAAAATTGATGCAATTATAAAACTAAAATTGTTGTGGCAAAACACTGTGGATAACATTATAAATGACTATAATAATGACACAAATGGAATTAAAACCGACAGCCAAAAATTAATTGAACATATAAAAGAAAAATATGGCAAAATACTTAAACAAAAAATTCCTAGAATCGGCATAATAGCTAGTGAAATTAACAAAATTTTAAAAACACTAAAATAACAACACTAAAGTTTTCTTAAAATGTTTACAATATTTTTACTTATTTGATTAATTTTATATAACTCAACTGTAAGATCAAATCCATAGTTACTAGTTATGTGGGATACTATTTTAGTTTTGTCAGTTTTAATATTGTTTTTATCATTAATATAATCGTTGATAAGACCCCCAACAATTCGTCTCCAAATTTTCCTTACCATTTCAAGTTGATCAAATTTGCTCTTAAGTAATGCTAAGTCATTGAAACTTAAAGACTCAAGTTGATCTTTTTTAGCAATAAGTAGTGAAAATAAGATTTCAAAGTAATTATAAACATACACTACTGATACATTTGTGATCTTTGTAAGCATATCATTCTTTATATAAGCAGTAGCTGCTGCTACTTGATTAAGAACTGTTCCGAACTCTCGAATTGTTTTTTCATCATACTCTAAAGATAAATAAAATCTCCTCCTAAGAGACTTATTAACATCATCACTTGCTTTTTTATTATTTATCTTATTATAAAGTATATCAAATGCCTTACTACCATTACCTGTCATACCAAATTGAGTAGCATCCTCGACCCAAGAAGAATTGTTATGTACATCTAATATAGGTTTAATATTACGAGCCCTTTCCATTAGGTCATCTATGAAGGCTTTTCTTAATTTTCTTACCGTTTCTAACTCTAAGCTATCAAGAAATTTACGCAAGCCTACTATGCCTGTCTCTGGAAATAGTTTAAGGTCTGCTTCGCAATTAGTTAATGTAAATATTAATACAATAATAATATTAGTAATATTAAAAGACGTGATAAAAAAATAAATTTTCAAAACATTCTCCTTGCTTTTTAAAGACAATAATAAATTAGCTTAAAATCAAAAGGTTGTTGTTTTAAAAGTTTATTTTAAGGTAACCATATTAAGATAATCTTCTTAAAACAGTTATCTCAATCCTAAAGAAAAAATAAAAAGATTAAGAGTTTAATAGAAGAAAATAAAAAACTAAACTGACAACATTAAGCATATATACAACATACAAAAAGATAATAAAATAAAAAATTTCTCAATTTAGTACAAAAGAGATAAACCAATTATTTAATATCATCACATATGTAAAAGTATAACACAAAAGAATCACACAAATTAACAATATCTTAAAAATAAATACAATACCTTAATCAAATTTAATATTTATTATAATATAATGAATAAATCATAATGCTTGCAAATACGGTCATATTGATATTAAAACCAAATCAATATATAATAATATAATATTTTTTATAATTAATAATTAATTACACAACAAGCATTATTAAATAAGTATAAACATATTATCAACGAATCAATATTGTCAAATAAATATGTTTAATCTTAAAAACAAGGAGAGTATTTTGAAAACTTATTTTCTAACCACATTTTTTATTTTAACAAGTTTAACTTTTATTGCTTGTAATTCAAATAAGGAATCAGACAGTAGTGATAGCAATACTATCATCAAAAAATTAAAAGACTATCTTAAAGAAGAAGAAGCAATATTACAAAAACATGCTGATCAAAATTGGATAGAACCTGAAAATCAATATGGCCTATCAGACCATATTGATAAGAATAAACTATTTGATGTAATTCAGTATGCCGCTGATAATCAAACATCTATAGCTTACAGCACTCATGATGCTATGTCTCTAAATGCTAGACGAGAAATATACCTAGCCTTTGAATATGATTCACACAACATCAAAAGCGTATTTAAACAATTTGCTAATAAAATCGCAAGACATATAAAACAAATTGAAATCAGCACGACAAGTAATGATATTGAAAAACTCAATACAAGAATAATAAAGTCTCAGTTAAGCCTTCTCTTAGAATATATTAGAAAATATGCTAAAAATTACTACATAGAAATATTTGGTACATTAAATGATAAAAAAGATAAGCTCAATCAGTTAAACCTCAACGATCTAAGAGAACTAGAAGCCAAGTTTGTGACAGTTAGATCAGCAAAGGCAAAAATCAAACAAGAGGCAGAAGTAATCAAAAATGAATTCGATAATAATATAGAAATTAACTCCACTTCAAAGCATAGACTTAGAAGTAATGCTAACGCCAATGAAATAGCATCTTATCTACAAAACAAACAATCAAAATTTGAAAATAATGCGCAGAAGATAGAAGATACAGTTGCTGACATTAAGAAGATCTTAAACAGGATAAAGTAATATTATTATATACCCATATATAACCATATATATAACCATTTTGTAATAAAGAGAAGAACACTGTTTCTTCTCTTTATTCATTAAAAATGAGCACTCAAATACAGTTATGTAAAGTAAAGAGAATATTTGAATTTTTATGAAAAAAGATTAAAAAATAGTGTATTTACTTGCTTCTAGTAGAGTTAGCTTATAGAAATTTTGTATTTCATCCAAATAATAAAATCAGATTGATTTTAAAATCAAAATGAATGTATAATATTTATTATAACACTAAAACATTAATTCGTATTTTTAACAAAAACAAGGAGGACGTTTTGAAATACAGATTTCTAACTCCTTTTCTTACTTCCATCTTATCACTCTTAACTTTAGGTGCTTGTAATTTAGACCCTACCAAGCCAAATGACACCTTAAATAATCACCCAAAAAACATATCCATCAACAAATCAAAAATAGAAACTAACGCTTTAAGTATAAAAAAGAACTTAATACATAAAATAAAAAGTAAAGTCACAATCAACTTAGAATTAATAAATAAAAAAATAGCAATCAGCACCAATAAAATTGGAATACAAAATGCTATCTTTGATGAAAATTACTATAAAAATATGTACCATCAGTTAACTAAAATACATTCCATAGACAAAGACAAAATAAGATTATTTAGCGCATCTTTAAACCACAATTTAACAAGATTGAAAGAAATGGAAAAAATTCTTATTCAAATAAGATCTATTAATACCCAAGACGGTAATAAACTCTACAAAGAAATTTTAGAAACAGGAATAGAATATAATCAAAAGACGTTCGAAGACTTAATACAACAAATAAACAAAGAACAATACAAGCTACCTTATTTTAATACTGCACAACTAAAAGAAGTTACGAATAATCTTGAGACAATTGAAAACTTAAGAAACACTTGGATAGAATTTATAGATAGTATCATTAATGATTACAAAAATGATACAGCAATTCAAAAAGATACAATAAAATTAATAACGCACATAAACACGCAACATAAAGCAAGAGAAAATAAAATTCACAGTATCAAAGATGTAGTTCAAAAGACTAAAAAAATGTTAAATGTATTAAAATACCAATATTACATCAATAAACAAATTAAACAAAATTAAGATAAAATTTCTTAAAAATACTCTTCTTCTCAATCAGACTTTACATCAAACCATCAATAAAAAAATCACTAAATGATAGACAAAAATTTTCTTATTTCTATACAAAATTAACTTGACACTAAAATTGTATAGTATATAATCTAATAAAAGAATGATTATTAAATAATAATCAAAATTAAATAAGGAGAAATATTTATGAGAAACAATATTACAAACAAAATTTTCATTACATTTGCTTTAACAGCACTTATACTAACTGGATGTGATCCAGGCAGCAGATGTGATCCAGACAGTAAACTTAACCAAAAAAATAACTCACCAAATATCGCCACAAACTCAATTAATCAAAAAGATAAAGCACAAAAAAACAACGTAATAAGTATTCTTAAGAAAAAAGTTACAGACGAACAAACCCTACAAAAAGGAAAGACTGAAGACCCTAATCAATATGGAATGAAAACAAACTTATTTCAAAAATTAACTCATACTAAAAATCAAAAAACCTATGATGATAAAGCTAATGATACTTTAAGAAAGCAATTCTATGCATCCTTGTCTTGGGTTAAGAAAACAATCGAAGATTTTGGAAAGATTATTGCTCAAATTGAAGGTGATAGCACTCACAAAGGTACTTGGCCTCAAGACCTCATAAACTCAGGACAAAATATCCAAGAAGAACTTGAAAAAGCAATCAACAAAATAGATTTAAAAAAAGACAAGCTTGAATCTTTAAGTCTTGAAAAGCTAAATGAAGTTAAAACCAAAGTTGACGAAATTGAAAAATTAAGACAGACTTGGGCACAATTTGCAGAGGATATTATCAAGGATCACACCGCTGATACAGGTCAAATTAAAAATGACGTTCAAAAACTAGTAGCTCATATAAAGACAAAATACGACACAAACATTAAACCTGAGCTTGATAACATTAAACAAAAAGGCAATGACATTCAAAAAATATTAGATGAAATAAAATAGCACAATAATATAAATTTAAAATATCACCATAATCTAAAGGGAAGAAAAGATATTTTTTCTTCCCTTTCTAATTAATAAACTTACAACTAATACTTCAGATAAACACAATAAAAAGGAAATTATAACATTTTTATTAATTAATAATGATTTTTTAAGTTATATAATTTATATTATTATATTATAATAGTTATTAAATAATAACTATTATAATATAATAATATAAAGGAAGGAGATATACTTATGAGAAACAATATTACAAACAAAATCTTCAGTATATTTGCTTTAACAGCATCTATACTGTTAAGTTGTAACCCTTACCCCCTGGATCACATAAACCTTAAGACAAATGAAACTCAAAGTAATGACACAACAAAACTGAAAAATATAAATACAAATCCACAACTATCTAATATCAGTGATAAAAATGCAAAGCAAGCACAAGATCAATCAAGAAAATCACAAGAAATAGAATCAGAAGTAGACAAAACAGCTCTAATAAATGAAATAATAAGCAAAGCTCAAACTAACTTAGCTTCAATAAAGAAATATAATAACAAT
This window harbors:
- a CDS encoding complement regulator-acquiring protein; translated protein: MKIYFFITSFNITNIIIVLIFTLTNCEADLKLFPETGIVGLRKFLDSLELETVRKLRKAFIDDLMERARNIKPILDVHNNSSWVEDATQFGMTGNGSKAFDILYNKINNKKASDDVNKSLRRRFYLSLEYDEKTIREFGTVLNQVAAATAYIKNDMLTKITNVSVVYVYNYFEILFSLLIAKKDQLESLSFNDLALLKSKFDQLEMVRKIWRRIVGGLINDYINDKNNIKTDKTKIVSHITSNYGFDLTVELYKINQISKNIVNILRKL
- a CDS encoding complement regulator-acquiring protein — its product is MRNYFFIKSFLIIFSSTSCKSDLNENKTNLFNQKNQANWTQSIQKDDRIESLQTNIKDKRQEKVPTKETQILVDSLKTQIQNVTALIEKDKENIQKNEPADQFGMKNGAFKMITGNPSTKAYNNPDSQCNRRQFYSSINYDEEKIRQLGMILNQITADTTNRGQLHIDITNAGRAYSQFLFERVIDKTKEVQEKLNLLPLKDLKKITIKIDAIIKLKLLWQNTVDNIINDYNNDTNGIKTDSQKLIEHIKEKYGKILKQKIPRIGIIASEINKILKTLK
- a CDS encoding complement regulator-acquiring protein, with product MRNNITNKIFITFALTALILTGCDPGSRCDPDSKLNQKNNSPNIATNSINQKDKAQKNNVISILKKKVTDEQTLQKGKTEDPNQYGMKTNLFQKLTHTKNQKTYDDKANDTLRKQFYASLSWVKKTIEDFGKIIAQIEGDSTHKGTWPQDLINSGQNIQEELEKAINKIDLKKDKLESLSLEKLNEVKTKVDEIEKLRQTWAQFAEDIIKDHTADTGQIKNDVQKLVAHIKTKYDTNIKPELDNIKQKGNDIQKILDEIK
- a CDS encoding virulence associated lipoprotein; translated protein: MKTYFLTTFFILTSLTFIACNSNKESDSSDSNTIIKKLKDYLKEEEAILQKHADQNWIEPENQYGLSDHIDKNKLFDVIQYAADNQTSIAYSTHDAMSLNARREIYLAFEYDSHNIKSVFKQFANKIARHIKQIEISTTSNDIEKLNTRIIKSQLSLLLEYIRKYAKNYYIEIFGTLNDKKDKLNQLNLNDLRELEAKFVTVRSAKAKIKQEAEVIKNEFDNNIEINSTSKHRLRSNANANEIASYLQNKQSKFENNAQKIEDTVADIKKILNRIK
- a CDS encoding complement regulator-acquiring protein, which produces MKYRFLTPFLTSILSLLTLGACNLDPTKPNDTLNNHPKNISINKSKIETNALSIKKNLIHKIKSKVTINLELINKKIAISTNKIGIQNAIFDENYYKNMYHQLTKIHSIDKDKIRLFSASLNHNLTRLKEMEKILIQIRSINTQDGNKLYKEILETGIEYNQKTFEDLIQQINKEQYKLPYFNTAQLKEVTNNLETIENLRNTWIEFIDSIINDYKNDTAIQKDTIKLITHINTQHKARENKIHSIKDVVQKTKKMLNVLKYQYYINKQIKQN
- a CDS encoding BTA121 domain-containing protein surface lipoprotein translates to MRIDKIKILLLLLLLGSCNLCQDKGEADIKRDDIEEIKSDENVYEDFGLQYEENIAIRYLKDTLMNFKYFIPGVYGLYREFYKMYALDEFYSLIDSFGKSGLKTVAGSILEVLKSQAEAEDAVSNIKDAIERYFFEIELSENWYRKVLKVACDDPSKAYNDLVERSVKVKDVFKEIQKSAEVASKIYDTFNLDIYDKRAIRYMLHLYLLVNNYDYSGLTIEPYTKYKLYDLLVAPPFGAANIKNCLKHMRGVMRQLYIADVFVDKVEIGDPARETLLRKRFDRQKALYDQFLKAALKNLDLLYDKLGSDEFINLNRTAEAEFKKIAQ
- a CDS encoding phosphoglucomutase yields the protein MLKHYVLNMLNLKHAINEMIFSPSGFRKIFAKSKDENSTDYEINDDDKILIALITFTISNYLKDKPKEYINIGLDSRATGNIISEITIKTLILNNDNVNFFGILPIPEILAHTKISQNSKGFIYISASHNPKGYNGIKTGLDDGGVLNSNEIKKIISQIKVNIKNKNLINNLIKKLQNFNTNASHLKTYETIITTQNQNKLKSYNSYKSLMQQIIYSDKHNQKNIDILKENIKKEPIGIIGEMNGSSRINSIDKEIIESLGIKSEFHNTEIGIFKHGMTPEGTSLNMCKQILEQKFKKDNDFQLGYVPDCDGDRGNLVTIQKQEQATIIAPQKIFALSVLSELSYLYYMDIKDNLAVVVNDATSLNIEKIASLFNTKVYRVEVGEANLTEMADILRNQGLVVKIFGEGSNGGNITYPSKVRDPLTTVLSIIKLLKIKDLYKIWCKLSNNSYNEHYTLDDILQTINFYSNVEVSSEKAILQINVDNQEILKTNYEELLKKEFINHNNILHKLPIHNYEIINYEGITQNIIRTGDSSGGFKVLFKNNKWDIIATLWMRGSKTEPIFRVLSEVISEYKDLLYPLLEFHKSLLLSANSHYSS